The following coding sequences lie in one Vanessa atalanta chromosome 1, ilVanAtal1.2, whole genome shotgun sequence genomic window:
- the LOC125071475 gene encoding probable elongation factor 1-delta isoform X1: protein MSALINEKVWLDKTIYTDAERNYYESLSKGQVSTSGSSLASEVAKARQHIKNSLECMDSVAALAGVPNTEINNKLNSLEKENSDLKKAVDDLRKLVISLQVRVESLESVGSSSNIQVETTKKATAQEDSDDGVDLFGSDDEEESAEAAKIREERLAAYNAKKSKKPVLIAKSNIILDVKPWDDETDMKAMEEAVRSISNDGLLWGAAKLVPLAFGIQKLQISCVVEDEKISVDWLTEEIEKFEDLVQSVDIAAFNKV, encoded by the exons atgtctgctttaataaatgaaaaagtttgGCTGGACAAAACTATCTACACAGATGCCGAACGAAACTATTATGAATCTTTATCAAAG gGCCAAGTCTCTACAAGTGGATCATCTTTAGCTAGTGAAGTGGCCAAAGCTAGGCAGCACATTAAAAATTCACTAGAATGT ATGGACAGTGTTGCTGCATTAGCTGGAGTTCCTAACACTGAAATTAACAACAAACTAAATAGTCTAGAAAAAGAAAATTCAGATTTAAAGAAGGCTGTAGATGACTTGCGTAAACTAGTTATTAGTCTACAAGTAAGAGTCGAATCATTGGAGTCAGTGGGTTCTTCAAGCAACATTCAAGTTGAAACAAcaaaa AAAGCCACAGCTCAAGAAGATTCCGATGATGGTGTTGATTTGTTTGGGTCTGATGATGAAGAAGAAAGTGCTGAAGCAGCAAAAATAAGAGAAGAAAGACTTGCAGCATACAATGCAAAGAAATCCAAAA aacCAGTGCTCATtgcaaaatcaaatataatattggatGTTAAGCCATGGGATGATGAGACTGACATGAAAGCTATGGAAGAAGCAGTTAGATCTATCAGCAATGATGGTCTTTTATGGGGGGCTGCAAAACTTGTACCTCTTGCATTTGGCATTCAAAAGTTGCAAATATCGTGTGTAGTTGAAGATGAAAAAATTTCAGTTGATTGGCTAACCGAAGAAATCGAAAAGTTTGAAGATCTT GTTCAAAGTGTGGATATTGCtgcttttaataaagtttaa
- the LOC125071475 gene encoding probable elongation factor 1-delta isoform X2 codes for MSALINEKVWLDKTIYTDAERNYYESLSKMDSVAALAGVPNTEINNKLNSLEKENSDLKKAVDDLRKLVISLQVRVESLESVGSSSNIQVETTKKATAQEDSDDGVDLFGSDDEEESAEAAKIREERLAAYNAKKSKKPVLIAKSNIILDVKPWDDETDMKAMEEAVRSISNDGLLWGAAKLVPLAFGIQKLQISCVVEDEKISVDWLTEEIEKFEDLVQSVDIAAFNKV; via the exons atgtctgctttaataaatgaaaaagtttgGCTGGACAAAACTATCTACACAGATGCCGAACGAAACTATTATGAATCTTTATCAAAG ATGGACAGTGTTGCTGCATTAGCTGGAGTTCCTAACACTGAAATTAACAACAAACTAAATAGTCTAGAAAAAGAAAATTCAGATTTAAAGAAGGCTGTAGATGACTTGCGTAAACTAGTTATTAGTCTACAAGTAAGAGTCGAATCATTGGAGTCAGTGGGTTCTTCAAGCAACATTCAAGTTGAAACAAcaaaa AAAGCCACAGCTCAAGAAGATTCCGATGATGGTGTTGATTTGTTTGGGTCTGATGATGAAGAAGAAAGTGCTGAAGCAGCAAAAATAAGAGAAGAAAGACTTGCAGCATACAATGCAAAGAAATCCAAAA aacCAGTGCTCATtgcaaaatcaaatataatattggatGTTAAGCCATGGGATGATGAGACTGACATGAAAGCTATGGAAGAAGCAGTTAGATCTATCAGCAATGATGGTCTTTTATGGGGGGCTGCAAAACTTGTACCTCTTGCATTTGGCATTCAAAAGTTGCAAATATCGTGTGTAGTTGAAGATGAAAAAATTTCAGTTGATTGGCTAACCGAAGAAATCGAAAAGTTTGAAGATCTT GTTCAAAGTGTGGATATTGCtgcttttaataaagtttaa